AGCTGACGGCGCAGCGCCTCGCGCTCGGAGGCCCGGGCCGGGTCCTTCAGGAAGTCCTGCCCGAAGTAGATGGACATGATGCGGTCCACCACGGGCCGCAGCCCCAGCCAGTGCGTGGCCGCCGTCAGCAGCCAGTAGCGCGACAGGTTCCACAGCGTCTCGGCGTCCGCGGACGTGTCCATCAGGATGAGCGAGCGCAGCAGCTCCGGGTGGCGCGCGGCGACGCGCAGCCCCACGAAGCCCCCCATGGACAGCCCCACGAAGTGGCACGGCCCCACGCCCAGCGCCTGGATGAGCGCCACCACGTCCTCGTAGACCGTCCTCAGCTCGATGCCCTTGCCGGGCGGCGCCAGGCTCCGGCCCTGGCCCCGGTGGTCATAGGCAATGCAGCGGTAACGGTCCTTCAGGGCCGAAATCTGCTGGGCATAGAGCTTCGAGTCCCAGAGCAACCCGTGGCTGAAGACGATGGGCTCGCCGGGTCCTCCCGAGTCCTCGTAGTACAGCTGGGCACCGCGAATGGGCAGGTAGGGCATGGTGGTCGAGGGCAGAGGGTCAAGCAGCAAGCGGAACGTCACAAACAGGGTGGATGCTTCCCTGGCCCCCCCGTGCTGCCCCAGCGCCTTGACAGTCAGGTCCCCGGAGGCCCGCCCCATCGCAGGCAGACCAGGCGAGAGCCGGCGCTGGTCAGCGGCCGGCGGACAGGGAGGGACGGCACTCCTCCTCGGGCGGCAGCTCGATGGGCTCCAGGTGGCGCCCGCCCAGAATGCCGTGGCGCCGCAGGGTCCGCTCGATGTCCTCGGCCATGGCCAGCACGGGCACGGCAGTGAGGCCGGTGACGAAGGTGGCCTCATCGAGCAGCTGAAGGTTCTCGGGCTGGTGCGTGGCCAGGAACACCGAGCCGCGGGTCCCCACCTGCTCGAAGCGCAGGGGCACCACCCGCAGCCGGGCGAGCACGTCGGGCCGCAGCTTGCGCACGGTGGCCGCAGGCACCTTGTCGATCTGCTCCGGACGGATGAACGCCACCTTCAGGTGGCCGGCCAGCAGGCGCAGGAACGGCTCGCGCGGCATCATGTTCAGCTCCAGGACCGCCTGGCCGAACTTGCACTTCCAGCGGGCCTGATAGGCGAGCGCGGTCTCCACCTGCCCGGGCGTCAACGCCCCGTGGTGGACCAGCCACTCTCCCAACCTCATCCGTCCCACGCTGTCCTCCAGCTCATGGCCTCATCGGCCCGGAAGGAGGTATTGCGTCTGGCGTGCCACCCCCCCGGCCCAGACATCTCACGGGGTTGCGGCGCACCCTCCCCCGGCGGGGAGAAGGATTTTCCAGATCGGGGCTGCCGAAATTACCGGGCCGCTCACGCCCTCAACAGGTTCACCGCCGGGGGGCACTCCCAGTACGTGTACTCACAGGTGGCAGTGCCGGTGTCGCACGGCACCTGGATGAAGGTGATCACCTGGCAGGGGTGCTTGAGGGCCCGGGGCAGCGCCTCGGGCCGGGCCGGGCCGGGGGAAGGCGCCCCGGCGCCGCGGTGCTCCCGGCCGGCCTCCGGCCCTCCGGCCCCCGGTGGCGCGCGTCCCAGCAGGATGCCCAGCACCAGGACGTACAGCTTCGTTCGCATGAAACCCCCCGTAGCGGCCGGGTCTGACATTTTCGGGCCAGGAAGTGAATTGCCCGCCAGAGCAGGGTTAGGATGCGCCGCCAACACGGCGGCCCGTCCCACCGTGACCCGGAGCCGTCACCGCATGCCCTTCCAGATTCACGTTCACCAGCCCGAGCGCATCCTCGAAGTCATCTACCCGCCCCAGCCCACGCAGCAGGACGTGGACGAGTACCTGTCGCGCGTGCGGGAGATCATCGAGGGGCTCGGCGAGTGGAGCGCGCTGGTGGATCAATCCCAGCTCCGGGTCATGTCCGCCGCGATGGTGGCGGTGATGGCGAAGCTCAACGCGTTCGCGCAGCTCAAGGGCATGAAGCGCTCGGCGCGCATCGTGTCCACCGCGGCCTCGGGCCTCCAGGCCTGGAGGATGACCAAACAGGCCATGCTCAACATTCCAGCGCGCACCTTCGAGTCGCGCGACGAAGCGTTGGCCTGGCTAAAGAACCCGGACGACGAGTAACCCCCTCCGTCCGGTTCCTGGCGTCTCATCCGGGCACTTCGAGACGTCTGGCGGCGGGGCGGGGCGACAAGCCGAAGGCCTCTGTGCATGTTGAAGGGCCTCGTCCGCGCCGGGCGAGTCACCCCTCGATGCTGGAGACCTTTCCCCATGAAGACGCGATGGAACCGCGCGCGCGCGCGCGTGCTGGGCGCCCTGCTCTGGAGCGCCCTGGCCCCCGGCTGCGGCGAGGAACCGCTGGAGGTGCCCGCCCCGGCCCCGGCAACGGCGCGGGCCCCCGTCGTCTACGGCACCGATGACCGGATGGACGTCTACGCGCACCCGGATGCCACCCTGCGCGCGCGGGCCCAGCAGGCCACCGTGGCCCTGATGCACCCGGACAGCCTGGACATCCACGCGCCCGGCCACGTCACCTTCAAGGCCTCGCCGCTGCGCTCCACCTACAACCTGTGCCCCACCGAGCGGTTCCTGGAGGACCCCACGGCCGCCTTCTGCTCGGGCACGCTCATCGACGATGACCTGGTGCTCACCGCGGGCCACTGCGTCACCAGCGCCGCGGCGTGTGCCAGCACGCGCCTCGTCTTCCAGTTCTACCGGACGGGCCCCACGGCGCTGGCGCCGGTGACCACCGAGGACCTCTTCAGCTGCCAGTCCATCGTCACGCGCCAGCAGTCCACGGTCCAGGGCCTGAACCTGGACTTCGCCATCCTGCGGCTGGACCGCCCGGCCACGCCCCGCTTCACGCCCGCGCCGGTGCGCACCGCCCGCCAGGCGCTCGCCGGGGGCCAGCCGGTGACGGTCATCGGCTCGGGCAGTGGCATTCCCTTCAAGATCGACTCGGGCGGCAAGGTGCGCGACGCGCGCGCGGGGACGCGGGACTACTTCATCGCCACCACGGACACCTTCGGCGGCAACTCGGGCTCGGGCGTGTACGAGATGGACGGCTACCGCGTGGCGGGCATCCTCGTGCGGGGCGAGACGGACTACGCCTCCAACGGCTCCTGCAAGGTGGTGAACGTGTGCGCGCCGGCCGGCTGCCGGGGCGAGGATGTCACCTACGTGGGCCCGGCGCTCGATGCGCTGTGCGCCGGCGCGGGCAGCCTGCGGCTGTGCGGCAGCCCCCCGCAGCCGCCGCCCCCGCCCCCGGCCAACAGCTTCTCCTACAGCGCCAGCAACACCAACGGCGCCCAGCAGAACACCCACCACCAGGTGCTGGCCCTCACCGCGGGGCAGACGCTCACCGTGGGCACCTGTGGCCTGCCAGGGGCCACGGCCGACGGGGACACCTACCTGCGGCTGACCGCGCCGGACGGGACCCTGGTGGCCGCCAATGACGATGCCTGCGGCGGCTCCTCCTCCAGCTTCACCTACACCGTGCTCACCAGCGGCAACCATGAGGTTCACGCGGGCTGCTACTCCAACGGCAGCTGCTCGGGCACCGTGGTGTGGCAGTTGGCCGGCGCGCCGGTCCGGGGCGGCACCTATGGCTTCAACGCCAGCAACACCGGGAGCGCCCAGCAGAACACGGTGAACCAGAGCGTGACGGTCCACGCGGGCCAGAAAATCACCCTGGGCACCTGCGGGCTCGAGGACAGCGCCACCAGCGGTGACACCTACGTGCGCCTCCAGGGGGTTGCCGGCACGGAGGTGGCCGCCAATGACGATGCCTGCGGCGGCCAGGGCTCGCACCTGAGCTACACCGCGCCCGCGGCCGGCACGCTGCAGATCCGCGCCGGCTGCTACCACAACACCTCGTGCGGAGGCACGGTCGCCTGGATTCTGGAGTAAACGCCCCGGCCTGTCCGGGCCGCTCACGCCCCCTCAAGCGGCGACTCCTGGACACTTCGCCCGGCCTGGCTCACCGCCGGGCGGCCTTGGGCCTGAAACACACCTAGTTTCATGTTTCCCCACAGGAGGAGGGGAACGGTGCGCGAGGAAGTCCCCCACGGCGTCCATCCCGAGACCAGGCCCCTGCCGGGCGTGAGCGCGGTGCTCGTTTTCCTCCTGGGAGGCACCGTGCTCCTGGAGTGGCTCCTGGGGTGGCGAGGGCTCAACCGCTTGCTTCCTGGCCTGCCCGCGATGGTCCCCATGACGGCCGCCAGCCTGCTGCTCGTGGCGGGAGTGCTGGGGAGCTTCCGGTGGGCGCCCGGTGGGCGTTTGGCCCGCCAGAGCGCCACCGTCCTGCTCCTGCTGGTGAACGCCGTGGAGCTGGCCAGCCATACCCGGCTCGTGCCCTGGCCGGAGGCGGGCCTCTGGAGCCTTCAGACCTCTCCGCAGACCGCCGTCACCCTCCTGCTGCTCGGCGGCGGGCTGTTCTGCGCGGGCGCGCAGGGCCGCGCCAACACCTGGGCCCCCGGGTTCGTGCTGGGCGCCTTCATCCCGTGTCTCATCGCCCTGACGGGCTACGCCTTTCAGGAGCCGCGCTTCTACGGCACCCAGGGCCCGCTGGGCATGGCCCCCCATACCCTGGGGGCCCTGCTCCTTCTGAACCTGGGGGCCCTTGCCCTTCAACCGCACCGGGGGCCCGTGCGCCTCCTCACCTCCCCGGCAGCGGGCGGCGTGATGGCGCGCCGGATGATGCCCGCCCTGCTGCTCCCGCTGGTGAGCGGTACCCTGTTCTGGTGGGCAGCCCGCGCCAGGCTCATCGATTTCCGCCTGGCCCCGCCCCTGTTCATCGTGACGATGGTGGTGGCGCTCGCCGCCATCATCTGGCGCAACGCCCTGACCCTCAACCGCCTCCACGAGGAGCAGGTCCGCGCCGAGCAGCAGGCCCGGGCGGATGCCGAGCGGCAGCGGCTCCTGGCCTCGGACAACGAGCGCCTCTACGAGGCGGCCCAGCAGGCCGCGGCCGGGCGCGAGGAGGTGCTGGCCATCGTCTCGCACGATCTCAAGAACCCCCTGTCCACCATCCGTTTGAGCACCACGATGATGACCTCCCGGATGGCCCAGCACCCGGAGCTGAAGCGCCTGGACCGGCAGGTGGGGGCCATCGACCGGGCGGTGGCGCACATGCTCAACCTCATCCACCAGCTGCTGGACGCGGCCCGGCTCGATGGGGGCCAGGCGCTCGTCATCGAGCGGCACCCGGAGCCGGTGGATGCCCTGGTGGAGGAGGCGCTCGCCCTCATCGAGTCCCAGGCCCTGCGCAAGTCGCTCCGGCTGGAGAAGCGGCTCGCCACGGGGCTCACGGTACCGTGCGACCGGAACCGCATCCACCAGGTGCTGGCCAACCTCCTGGGCAACGCGGTGAAGTTCACCCCCGAGGGAGGCGTGCTCACCCTCGAGACCCGGACCCAGGACGGCGCCCTCCTCGTCACGGTGCGGGACACCGGCCCCGGCATCCCCCGGGAGGCGCAGCCGCACCTCTTCGAGCGGCACTGGCAGGCCGAGAAGACCGCCCGCCAGGGCAGCGGCTTGGGGCTCTACATCGCCCGGGGCATCATCCAGGCCCACGGCGGACGCATCTGGGTGGAGAGTGCGCCCGGCCAGGGCAGCGCCTTCACCTTCTGCCTGCCTACACGGCTGCCGCAAGAGGGCTCAGGCGAAGCTTGAAAGCCCGGGGGCCGGGGTCTAAAGCGGAGGGCATGAGCACTGCCCGCTTCCCCAACCCCTCCGCGCCCATCAGCCTCCGGGAGCCCCTCCGGGTCCTGCTGCTGGAGAACATCCACGCCTCGGCCGAGAAGCTGCTGGCGGCCGAGGGGTTCGTGGTGGAGCGCCTGGCCGGGGCGCTCAAGCCCCAGGAGCTGGCCGAGCGGCTGCGGGGCGTCCACCTGCTGGGCATCCGCAGCAAGACGACCGTGCCCGAGGAGGCGCTCGCCCACGCCGGGGGCCTGCTGGCCATCGGGGCCTTCTGCATCGGCACCAACCAGATCGACCTGGGGGCCAGCAACCGGCACGGCATCCCGTGCTTCAACGCCCCCTTCAGCAACACGCGCAGCGTGGCGGAGATGGTCATCGCGGAGATCATCGTCCTCACCCGCCAGCTCTTCGACCGCAGCCGCGAGGTGCACGCCGGGCAGTGGCGCAAGGTGGCCACCGGCAGCCATGAGGTGCGCGGCAAGACGCTGGGCATCATCGGCTACGGCCACATCGGCTCGCAGCTGGGCGTGCTGGCCGAGTCGCTGGGCATGCGCGTCATCTATTACGACACCATGACGAAGCTGCCGCTGGGCAACTCGCGCTCGGCCGCTTCCCTGGGGGAGCTGCTCGCCGAGTCGGACTTCGTCACCCTGCACGTGCCCGCTACGGCCTCCACCCACATGATGATGGGCACCGCGGAGTTCGCGCAGATGAAGAAGGGCGCCTGCCTCATCAACGCGAGCCGGGGCACGGTGGTGAACATCGGCGCGCTGGCGCAGGCGCTGCGCTCCAAGCACCTGGGCGGTGCCGCGGTGGACGTGTACCCCGAGGAGCCGGAGACCAACAGCGACGGCTTCCTCACCGAGCTGCAGAACCTGCCCAACGTGGTGCTCACCCCGCACATCGGCGGCTCCACGGAGGAGGCCCAGGAGTCCATCGGCCGCGAGGTGGCCACCTCCCTCATCAAGTTCGTGCGCTCCGGGGCCACCACCGGCGCGGTGAACTTCCCGCAGGTGGAGGCGCCCCTCATCCCCGGCACGCACCGCATCCTGAACGTGCACCGCAACATCCCCGGCGTGCTGCGCGACATCAACCGCATCGTCTCGGACCTGAACGCCAACATCCACGCGCAGGTGCTGAGCACGGACGCCAACATCGGCTACCTGGTGATGGACCTGGACCAGGACGTGTCCGCCCCGGTCTGCGACGCCATCGCCGGCCTCAACTCGGACATCAAGACGCGCATCGTCTCCTGAGCCCCCCTGGGCTTCAGCCCCGGGACAGCTTCGCCAGGGCCTCCTCGGCGAGCACCCGCGTCAGCTCCCCCGCGGGCAGCTCCCGCGCCAGCCGCGCGGCCTGCCCCGACCACAGGGGCATGAAGTCGGGCGAGCCCTGGGGCTCGGTCTGGCTCCGCAGCGGGGTGAGCGGCCCGCCCGCGAGCGGAAAGCCCGGGGCGTGGGGGGACAGCGGGCCCAGCTCGCGCATCAGCCGGTTGACGATGCCGCGCGCGGGCCGGCCCGTGAAGACGTTGGTGACGGCGGTGCCATCGTCCGGCGCCGTCTTCAGCGCCTGGCGGTGGGCGGGCGCCAGCTGGGCCTCGGGGCAGAAGAGGTAGGCGGTGCCGAGCTGCACCGCGGCGGCGCCCAGCGCGAACGCCGCGACGATGCCACGGGCATCCGCGATGCCGCCGGCGGCGATGACCGGGACCTGCACCGCATCCACCACCTGGGGCACCAGGGCGAAGGTCCCCACCTGCGTGGCCATGTCGTCCGTGAGGAAGCTGCCGCGATGGCCTCCCGCCTCCCACCCCATGGCGATGATCGCGTCACACCCGCGCGCCTCCAGCCACCGGGCCTCGGCCACCGTCGTCGCCGAGGCGATGACCTGGGCGCCCGCCGCCTTCACCCGGGCGAGCAGCGCCTGCTCCGGCAGGCCGAAGTGAAAGCTGACCACCTGCGGCCGGTACTCCTCGACGAGCCCACAGAAGTCACTGTCGAATGGCCTGCGGTTGGACGCGGGCACGGGCGCCTCGGGGTCCAGGCCCAGCTCGACGTAATAAGGTGCCAGGCGCGCCCGCCAGGCCAGCGCGCGCACGGCATCGGCGGGCGGCGGGGGGTGGCAGAAGAAGTTGAGGTTGATGGGCCGGGAGGTGCCCTGGCGGATGGCGTCCAGCGCCTCGCGGGCCTGGGCCAGGCTCAGCATGGCGCACGGCAGCGCGCCCAGGCCTCCGGCCTCGCTGACGGCGATCACCATCCGAGGCGTCACCACGCCCGCCATGGGCGCCTGGAGGATGGGCAGCGCGATGCCGAAGCGTTCCTGGATGCGTGTGTCGGGCCACGTCTTCATGGTCAGTCTCCCCGGCCTCGATTCTCTTCCAGCGCCGCTCAGGGCTGCACGGACTTCCACTCCGCATCGCTCGCGGTGTGCATCTGCTGGAGCCAGTCCAGCAGGCCCACGTCCTGGGAGCGCTGCGCCGCGGGCTGGGTCAGCAGGGTGTGGCCCTCCCCCGCCGTGAGGAAGGTACGGGTGCGCGGCAGCGGGGCAATCACCGTGGTGGAGAGGTCTCTCAGCGCGGTCTCGAAGCGCTCCGGCGTCAGCCGAAAGTAGCCGCGGATGGTCTCGTCCCGCAGCGAGGACAGGAGCGCCATGCGGTCCCCGGGGAACTTGCGCGCGAGCACCGGATAGAGCGCCGAGAAGTCCGCCTTCACCGCCGGGTCGATGGCTTCGAGCACCGCATCGGTGTCCCAGGCCCGGGCCCAGGCGGTCCGGAGCTCCGAGGACAGGGCGTCGTTCTTGAGCAACGGACCGGCGTCATCCACCAGGAAGACCTTGGCGCGGGGGAAGGCCTGGCGGATGAGCGTGTAGTTGAGCGCCGCGCCGAAGCCGCCCGCGCTCGAGCCCGTCACCAGCACCTGCTCGGGCTCGGGCACCGTGGCGGCGATGCGCGCGAGGAACGCCTGGGTGTTCTTCAGGCCCCGGTGGCGAATCGTCTTCGTCACGGCGCCGGCCGTGTACACCTGGTCCGCGTCCCCGATGTGCAGGTCTCCCGTACAGTACGGAATGAAGAACAGGTTCCAGTCCTGATACGGGTTGCGGGCGAGCGTCCGGTCCAGGATGGAGCCCTTGAAGGAGGCTTCCTTCACGAGGGTGAAGAGAAACTCGGTGAAGGGCCCATGCAGGGAGCTGTTCGTCTCCAGGCACGTGGTGGCATCCCAGCACGCGCCGCCCCCGCTGAAGTAGATGACCAGGCTCTTGCTGTCCGCGGCGAGGTTGCTGCCCAGCCCCGTGGGGGTACCCTCGTCACAGGTGGACTCAGGCACCGCCGTCCAGCCCCAGGTGCTGGGCGCCGTGTCGACGGGCTCTTGCTTCGGCTCGTCCCCACAGCCCACGGCCAGCGCCGCCACCACGGCGAATCCCCACCTCCCGCTCCTTGCCTCACGTTGGCTGCGCATGGTCCCGTCCCCGGTGTGGAAAGAGGGGCATGATAGCCATGCGCCTGGGCGCGGTGTCTCCCCTTTCCCCATGTCCATTGTACTCAGGCCGTAAGCGCCCTGCCGGGGGACGGTGTTGGAGGCCCCCCCTACTTAGGTCCGATAGAGCCCCGTTCCGAAGAGCCGATAATCCGACGTGCCCGTTCCGGCCCGGATGCTTGGCGCCCCTCCGAAGACGGAAGTTCCCTCCTCCTTCGCCCGTTCGAGACCTCATGCTCCAGCATTCCCCTCCGAATTTCCTCAGAGCCACGAATCTGCAAGAGCAAATGCGTGGGATGACGCATGGCGCTCACTGCTGCCTCGTGTACGAATCGCCAGAGCAGCAATGGGCGGCAATCCTCCCGTTCATTACCGCGGGCCTCATGCACAACGAGGTGTGCGCGTACATCACCGACGACCGGAGCATCCTCGAAGTGCGGCACGCGCTGCAGGCGCACGGCGTGGACGTGGACGCGCACGTGCGCCGCAAGGCGCTCACGTTCATGACGAAGCGCGAGGCCTACCTGAGCGGCGGCAGCTTCAGCCCTTCAGGGATGATCTCCTTCCTGGGCGACACGGTGCGCCAGGCGGCGGCGAACGGATTCTCGGGCTTTCGCGTCACGGGGGAGATGACATGGGCCCTGGGGCGTGAATGCGGCTGCGAAGACGTGGTGGAGTACGAAGCGCTGCTCAATGACTTCTTCCCAGGCAGCCGCTCGCTGGCCGTGTGCCAGTACAACCGCCAGCGCTTCAGCGCGGAGCTCATCCGCGACGTGCTGCGCACCCACCCCGTTGCCATCCTGGGCGACCAGCTCTGCTCGAACCTCTTTTACGAGACGCCCGCGATGGTGCTGGGGCGCGAGTCCGCGGAGCAGCGCGTGGACTGGATGATGCACCAGCTGAGGCACTTCCGCGCCGCCGAGGAGAACCTGGAGCGGGCGGTGCAAGGGCGCGACGACTTTCTCGGGGTGGCCAGCCACGAGCTGAACACGCCCCTCACGGCGCTCAAGCTGCAAGTCCAGGGACTGCAGCGCCTGTTGACCCAGCGCGCCCCGGGCCCCGAGCAGGAGGACCCGAAGCTCATCCGCGCCCTGGGGCGCACCGACCGCCAGATGCGGCGGCTCTCGAAGCTCGTCTCGGACCTGCTGGACGTCTCGCGCATCAACGCGCGCCAGCTCACGCTGCGCCACGAGGCCGTGGACTTGCAGGAGCTGGTGGAGGAGGCCGTGGAGAGTGCGTCCGATGAACTCTCGCCCCTGTCCGTGCCGTTCTCGGTGCAGCCCGGCACACCGCTCATCGGACTGTGGGACCGCTCCCGGCTGGAGCAGGCGGTGACGAACCTGCTGAGCAACGCGCTCAAATATGGGCGGGGCCGGCCCGTGAGGGTGCGTGTCTTCCCGCATGAGGACAAGGCCTTCCTGGAGGTCGAGGACTGGGGCATCGGGCTGCGCCCCGAAGATCGGTCGCGCATCTTCGAGCGCTTCGAGCGGGCCATCAGCTCCAGCGAGATCAGCGGCCTGGGGCTCGGGCTGTTCATCACCCGCGAGATCGCCCGGGCACACGGTGGCACGGTGGACGTGACCAGCACGCTCGGAGAGGGTTCCACCTTCACGCTGAAGCTCCCCATCATTCCCCCGAGCCCTCTGACGCAGGCGTGAGGCCGTGCGGCAGGCCCGCGTCCCGTCCAGCCCCCCGCATGGAGGCCCGCATGGGCCCGCGATAGACTGCCGGCCCATGAAGGCCTCCTCCGGACGCTCCCAGCCCCGGCCATTTCCCCATTACATGCCGATCCTGCTCGGCACCGCGGTCCTCTTCACGGGCGTCCACGGGTTCAACTGGACCGCCCAGGAGGCACGGGGGGTCCTGCTTGCCGACGGGCTGCTGCTCTTGGTGGCCCTCGCCGATATCTGGCACTGGAGACAGCGGCGGCGTCTCTTTCAACAGCATCCGCACGAGCCGTGGCGCTGGGAGACCTCCTGGAAGCAGTTGCTGCGCCCCCGGGTGAGCTGGGGGGATTATGTGGGCCCGATCCTCGCCGTCCTCTTCCTCCTGCTCGTGACCACCGCTGTCCTGGAGTCCCTGTACCGGATCCTGGGCCTCGCCTTCATGCTGCCCGCCCTGCTGGGTCTGCTCGCCTTGGCGGGCCACCACCTGGTGCGCCACGAGTCTTCCCTGTGGAAGAAGATGCGCCGGGAGCTGCGTCCGGGCCAGCCGAGCCTGCGCCTGGAGTCGATTCCGCTGGCGCTCGGCACCCCGTGCCAGGTGCACGTGGTGTCACGGCCGGGGCTGCCCGCCGTGGACACGGTGACGGTCCGGCTGACGCGCACCCGGGAGCGGCGAGAGACGGTCCGGTTCGGGGGCAAGTCGAAGACCCAGGTTCACCGGACCGTGGAGTATGAGCACTCGCAGAAGGTGGACGCGAAAGCCCTGCGCGAGCACAGGGACCTCGGCCTCCTGTTGGATTTGCCCAAGGCACGGAGGGAGAACGCCACGGTGTGGCACGGCGACAACCGCTGCTTCTGGGACCTGGAGGTCTCCTTCGATGGGAGCGGCTTGCGCCCGCGCTACCGGCTCCCCGTCTATTCCACCCAAGTGGAGAAGCCGGGCGCGGACCGTCCTCAACGGGCCGCTGCCGCCTCCCGATAAGCTCCCGGAAGTTCCAGGGCCTCTCGCGGGAGTCATTCCTGGAGTCCCACCTGAAGAGAGGGGCTGACGCGGCGTGACCTCATGGGTAGGATGTGGGAAGGCCCGTTGATTGCCCTCCTGGAGGTCCACCCTGGATACGCTGTCCCCCGAGGCGCTCCCGGACGGGACCCGGCTGGGTCCCTGGCAGGTGGAAGGCCGCGCGGGGTACGGCACCTATGGCGCGGTCTACCGGGTGCGCCGGACGCGACGGATCCTTCCTCAGCTCGTGGCCCTCAAGCTGGCGCGCTACCCGAATGACCTGCGGTTCGAGCGTGAGGCAGAGCTCCTCACCCGCATCCGGCATCCCAGCGTCCCGCGCCTGCTGGGACAGGGCACCTGGAAGGCGAGCCCCCACGGGGACACGCATCCCTATGTGGTGATGCAGTGGGTGGAGGGCCTCCGGCTGTATGACTGGGCGGAGGAGCAGCCGTTCACGTCCCGCCAGGTGCTGCGGCTGCTGGCCCAGGTGGCACGGGCGCTGGAGGCTACCCACGCCCGCCAAGGACTCCACCGGGACGTCAAAGGCGATAACATCCTGGTGAGCCCTGAGGGGAAGGCCTTCCTCATGGACTTCGGGTGCGGCACCTGGGCCGGGGCACCGCCACTCACCGAGGGACTGCTGGCCCCTGGCACGAAGCCCTACCGCAGCCCCGAGGCCCTGCGCTTCCAGTGGGAGCACCGCCGCGAGGCCCACACCCATTACCGCGCCACGCCCGAGGATGATGTGTACGCGCTGGGGGTGACGGCCTACCACCTGTGCACGGGAATCTACCCTCCCCCGGCGACGGACCCCTCGCTGGTGGGCGATGATGCAAGGGAGACCCTGGAGGTGATGAAACCTCCAGGCCAGCTCAAGCCGCTGGCGCCTTCACTGGAGTCGATCATCCTCCGCATGCTCTCCGAGAACTCCCAGGACCGAGGCAGCGCTGGTGAGTTGGCCGCAGCCATGGAGGCAGC
This DNA window, taken from Stigmatella erecta, encodes the following:
- a CDS encoding MEDS domain-containing protein encodes the protein MTHGAHCCLVYESPEQQWAAILPFITAGLMHNEVCAYITDDRSILEVRHALQAHGVDVDAHVRRKALTFMTKREAYLSGGSFSPSGMISFLGDTVRQAAANGFSGFRVTGEMTWALGRECGCEDVVEYEALLNDFFPGSRSLAVCQYNRQRFSAELIRDVLRTHPVAILGDQLCSNLFYETPAMVLGRESAEQRVDWMMHQLRHFRAAEENLERAVQGRDDFLGVASHELNTPLTALKLQVQGLQRLLTQRAPGPEQEDPKLIRALGRTDRQMRRLSKLVSDLLDVSRINARQLTLRHEAVDLQELVEEAVESASDELSPLSVPFSVQPGTPLIGLWDRSRLEQAVTNLLSNALKYGRGRPVRVRVFPHEDKAFLEVEDWGIGLRPEDRSRIFERFERAISSSEISGLGLGLFITREIARAHGGTVDVTSTLGEGSTFTLKLPIIPPSPLTQA
- a CDS encoding serine/threonine-protein kinase, yielding MDTLSPEALPDGTRLGPWQVEGRAGYGTYGAVYRVRRTRRILPQLVALKLARYPNDLRFEREAELLTRIRHPSVPRLLGQGTWKASPHGDTHPYVVMQWVEGLRLYDWAEEQPFTSRQVLRLLAQVARALEATHARQGLHRDVKGDNILVSPEGKAFLMDFGCGTWAGAPPLTEGLLAPGTKPYRSPEALRFQWEHRREAHTHYRATPEDDVYALGVTAYHLCTGIYPPPATDPSLVGDDARETLEVMKPPGQLKPLAPSLESIILRMLSENSQDRGSAGELAAAMEAAVEAAGPEADKPLRPSGSRMSSQVRKPAASEPRGGCLGPMVLMPLAAWLIILLLGNLNLERFGASPRLMEDGETVSVADAAVEDLPISSAAHEREQGGLTLEMPKEPLPRQSRPPCPTNQVNIRGGCWFEVSQVPPPCGESYYEWKGSCYFPVVVPPRPRTSEQP